GCACGTCGGCGTCTTCGCCCCACGTTTGCGCCAACGGCAGCACGTTATTGACCGTGATCTTGTCCGCCGCCCATTCGCGTGCGGCGGTTCTCGTCAGCGCGCGCACCGCTTCTTTCGCCATGTTGTACGGACCGTACCCGGCCAGCCCCATGACCCCGGCCATCGAGCCGAAGTTGATCACGCGACCTTCACCGCTCGCTTTCAGGTGCGGGTAGGCCGCCTGCATCATTCTCAGGTATGAGATGGGACCGAGTTCGAAGTTCCGCTGGAGTTTCTCCACCGACAGGTCGACGATCGACGAGAACGGTGCCGATGGATCGAATGCGTTGTTGACGAGTATGTCTATTCCACCGCAGGTTGCGACTACCTTGTCGACGGTTGCGTTGATCTGGTCGGCATTGCCGAGATCGCACGGCACGCCGAGCGCGTTGCCGCCGGCAGCCTCGATGTCGGCCACGACCGCATCGACGTTGGGGGGGTGAGCGAGACAACCGCTACCGTGGCGCCCTCGGCTGCGAACCGTTTCGCGGTGGCGCGTCCGATTCCTCGGCCGGCGCCCGTGACGATGGCAATTTTCCCGCTGAGTCGGGCCATGACGTTCTCCTTCAGCTAACTGCTGTGTGATGCATCGTCGCGACCGGGCCATAAGGCGACGGGATGTCGCGCGCTGCGTTTTGCGTGGTGAATGAAACGAAGAGGCATGCGAGGCCGACCGCTGCCGGCAGCGCACCGGCCGGCTTGCGAACCCCGACGTGTGCCAGTGCCGAGAGCAGCAGGTGATAGAAGATGCCGGCGTAGGCGAGATCGCTGAGCGGCACGCCAATGCGTGTGAGGATGGCTGCCACGGCGAGAATCTTCGCGATGGTCAGGATCGAGACGAGGTAGGCGGGGTAGCCGAATCCGGCGAGGATCTTGCGAACCCGATCCCGCTTGACGATGTATAGCGTCGCGGACGCTAGATATAGCAGCGACAGCAATGCCGTGCTGATCCAGTATGCGTAATTTACCGCCATTTTTACGGGTTCCTGAAGTTTGTCGATATCGACGTGACTCAAGAATGTCGTCTAAGATGAAAGCCCGCAAGTAGGATGATTTTCTGTCTGCTGGTATGGAAAAGATGACTAATGACGACGCCGGCGAAGTGAACATGCACGACGAAATGCGGCGTGCATTTGCGTTGCTGTCAGGCAAGTGGAAGCTGGAGATCATGTGGTTGCTCAACCAGCGAATCTATCGATTTGGAGAACTACGAAAATCGATTCCGGGCATTACGCAGCACATGCTGACGGCGCAACTTCGGGAACTCGAAGCGGACGGCCTGATAACCCGCACGGTTTTCGCGGAAGTGCCGCCGCGCGTCGAATACGAAATTACCGCGAAGGCGCGTGGGCTGGGACCGACGATGGAGGCGCTGACAGCGTGGTGGAACGAATATGGGCGCAGCGTGCCGGTCAAGCCGACGACGCGCGGACGCAAAGCCAACGCAGTCAAGTCGAAACCGGAATGACCATGGGCGTTTCCGGGCCTTCGCTCCGGCCATGGAAAACTGTATGAATATACAGTATAGTATCCGTCGAATTCGAGCCGCGCGGGCGCACCCCTTGCGGCACGTGCGCCGCGCCTGCGGGTATCCGCCGCAGCGTTCCGGCACCGTGAACTCTGGCTAACTTATTCAGACGGGCAGGCAAATTGTCATCCAGCAATCTGATCCGCATTCGCGGAGCACGTCAGCACAATCTCAAGAATATCGATCTCGACCTGCGTACCGGCGAAATGACGGTCGTCACCGGCCCGTCGGGCTCCGGCAAGTCGAGCCTCGTGTTCGACACGCTGTACGCGGAAGGCCAGCGGCGCTATGTCGAGACGTTCAGCGCGTACGCGCGGCAGTTCCTCGACCGGATGGACCGGCCGCAGGTCGAGCGCGTCGACGGCGTGCCGCCCGCGATCGCGATCGACCAGACCAACCCGGTCCGCAGTTCGCGTTCGACCGTCGGCACGATGACCGAGCTGAACGACCACCTGAAGCTGCTGTACGCGCGCGCGGCCGAGTTGTTCGACCGCCAGACCGCGCGGCAGGTGCGGCACGACACGCCGGAGACGATCTACGCGGATCTCGTCGCGCGCACGCAGGCGGACGATCCGCGCGTCGTCGTCACGTTCCCGGTCGAGCTGCCGGAAACGGCATCCGACGACGAAGTCGCGCAGTGGCTGTCGGCGAGCGGCTATACGCGCGTGCAGGCGCAGCGCGAAGTCGCGTCGCCCACCGGGCCGCGCAAGGTGCTCGACGTGGTGGCCGACCGCTTCCGCGTGCAGCAGGCCGACAAGGTGCGCGTGGTCGAGGCGATCGAGGCGTCGCTGAAGCGCGGCGGCGGGCGCGTGAACGTCTACGTGCTCGCGCCGGAGCCGGAAAACGCCGGCGGCGCGGCCGCGGAGCCGCAGGTGTGGCGCTTTTCCACCGGGCTCCATGATCCCGACAGCGACCTGCGCTACGCGGAGCCGCAGGCGGCGCTGTTCTCGTTCAACTCGGCCTACGGCGCGTGCGAAACCTGTCGCGGCTTCGGCCGCGTGATCGGCGTCGATCTCGGCCTCGTGATTCCCGACGCGCGCAAGACGCTGCGCGGCGGCGCGATCAAGCCGATGCAGACACCCGCGTGGAAGGAGTGCCAGGACGACCTGATGCGCTACGCGGCGAAGGCCGGGATCCAGCGCGATACGCCTTGGGCCGAGCTGTCGGACGCCGAGCGCGACTGGGTCGTCAACGGGTCGCCGGACTGGAACGGCAAGTGGCAGAGCCAGTGGTACGGCGTGAAGCGCTTCTTCGGCTACCTCGAATCGAAAGCGTACAAGATGCATATCCGCGTGCTGCTGTCGAAATACCGCAGCTACACGCCGTGCGACGTGTGCGGCGGCGCGCGCCTGAAGACGGAATCGCTGCAATGGCGGCTCGGCTCGAAGGCGAACGCCGATGGCGTGCTCGCGCCGGCCGATCGCTTCATGCCGCGCGGCGTCGACTGGAGCCGCGCGCAGCTCGAAGCGCTGCCGGGCCTGACCGTGCACGACCTGATGCTGTTGCCGATCGAGCGCATCCGCCGCTTCTTCGATGAAGTCAGCCTGCCGAGCGCGCTGCTCGACGATGCGCTGAAGCTGCTGCTCGCCGAAGTGCGTACGCGCCTGAAATACCTGTGCGACGTGGGGCTCGGCTACCTGACGCTCGATCGGCAGAGCCGCACGCTGTCGGGCGGCGAGGTGCAGCGGATCAACCTGACGACGGCGCTCGGTACGTCGCTCACGAAAACGCTGTTCGTGCTCGACGAACCGAGCATCGGGCTGCATCCGCGCGATCTCACGCGGATCGTCGAGGCGATGCATCGGCTGCGCGACGCGGGCAATACGCTGGTGGTCGTCGAGCACGATCCATCGGTGATGCTCGCGGCCGACCGGCTGATCGACATGGGGCCCGGCCCGGGCGAGCGCGGCGGCACGATCGTCTATGACGGCACGCCGGGCGACATCCGTTCGGCGCACACGCTGACGGGTGAATATCTCGGCGGCCGCAAGCATGTCGCGCACGCGTCGAACTGGGCGCGCCGGCCGGTCGATGCGCACACGCCGCGCATCGTGCTCGACGGCGCAAGCGAACACAACCTGCGCGATGTAACGGTCGAGATTCCGCTGCAACGGCTCGTTTGCGTGACCGGCGTGTCGGGTTCCGGCAAGTCGACACTGCTGCAGGACGTGCTCTATCCGGCGATGGCGCGGCACCACGGCAAGGCGACCGAGTCGCCGGGCGCGTTCCGCGGCCTCACGGGCGCCGACCAGGTGGGCGATGTCGTGTTCGTCGACCAGTCGCCGATCGGCAAGACCACGCGCTCGAACCCGGCGAGCTATGTCGGCGCGTTCGACGAGATCCGCAAGCTGTTCGCGAAGGCGCCGCTCGCGCTGCAGCGCGGCTACGGCGCCGGCACGTTCAGCTTCAACTCGGGCGACGGCCGCTGCCCGACCTGCGGCGGCTCGGGCTTCGAGCACATCGAGATGCAGTTCCTGAGCGACGTCTACCTGCGCTGCCCGGACTGCGACGGCAGCCGTTACCGCGCCGAGATTCTCGAAGTGCGCATCGAGCGCGACGGCCGTGCGCTGAACATCGCCGACGTGCTCGACCTGACCGTCAGCGAAGCGGCCGCGTTCTTCGCGACCGACGCCGAAGTGCTGCGCGTGCTGCAGCCGATCGTCGACGTCGGGCTCGAATACGTGAAGCTCGGCCAGCCGGTGCCGACGCTGTCGGGCGGCGAAGCGCAGCGGCTGAAGCTGGCCGGCTTCCTCGCCGAATCCGCGGCGGCCGGCAACGGCCGCCGGGTGGTCACGGCAGAGGCGCGCGTCGCGCGTGCGCGCTTGTTCATGTTCGACGAGCCGACCACCGGGCTGCACTTCGACGACATCGCGAAGCTGATGCAGGCGTTCGGCAAGCTGCTCGCGGCCGGCCATTCGCTGATCGTGATCGAGCACAACCTCGACGTGATCCGCGCAGCCGACTGGCTGATCGATCTCGGCCCGGAAGGCGGCGATGGCGGCGGCCTCGTGCTGTGCGCGGGCACGCCCGACGACGTGAAAGCCTGCGCCGAGTCGCATACGGGCGTGGCGCTGCTGCAGTACGACCGCGCGATGGATGCCGGCATGGCACTCGCCGACGAAGGCGTGCCGCTGCAGGCCGCGCTGAACGCCGCGCGCGCGCGCCGTGCGATCGAGGGCGAGGACGTCGTGCGGATCGTCAACGCGCGCGAGCACAACCTGAAGTCGCTCGACGTCGATATCCCGCACGGCAAGTTCAACGTGATCACCGGCGTGTCGGGGTCCGGCAAGTCGACGCTCGCGTTCGACATCCTGTTCCACGAAGGCCAGCGGCGCTACCTCGAATCGCTGAATGCGTATGCGCGCTCGATCGTGCAGCCGGCCGGGCGCCCCGAAGTCGACGCGGTGTACGGCATTCCGCCGACCGTCGCGATCGAGCAGCGGCTGTCGCGCGGTGGCCGCAAGAGCACGGTCGCGACGACGTCCGAAGTCTGGCACTTCCTGCGGCTGCTGTATGTGAAGCTCGGCCTGCAGCATTGCATCCACGACGGCACGCCGGTCACGTCGCAATCCGTCGAATCGATCGCCGCGCAGTTGCTGCGCGATCATCGCGGCGAGCACGTTGGGCTGCTCGCGCCGCTCGTCGTCAACCGCAAGGGCGTGTATACGGATCTCGCGAAGTGGGCGAAGGCGCGCGGCAGCACGCACCTGCGTGTCGACGGCGAGTTCGTGACGGTCGACCCGTGGCCGAAGCTCGACCGTTTCCGCGAGCACACGATCGAGCTGCCGGTGGCCGATATCGTCGTGTCGCCGGACAACGAGGCCGAATTGCGGCAGCGGCTCGACGAGACGCTCGAGCTCGGCAAGGGCGTGATGCATCTGCTCGCGCCGCTCGACGGGCTGCACGATGCGATGCGGAACGATCATTCGACCGCGCGCGTCGGCGCGGTCAAGGTGCTGTCGGTCAAGCGCGCGTGCCCGGTGTGCGGCACGAGCTACCCGGAGCTCGACCCGCGGATGTTCTCGTACAACAGCAAGCACGGCTGGTGCACGACCTGCGTTGGCACCGGCGTCACGCTCACGCGCGAACAGCGCGCGGCGTATGACGATACCGTTGTCGCCGAGGACGGCCGCGGCCGCGAGCAGACGCTGCCGTCGGACGAGCAGGAGCCGGAAGGCGTCGGCAACGAGCCTTGCCCGGATTGCAGCGGCACGCGGCTGAACCCGTCCGCGCGCGCGGTCACGTTCGACGCGCATCCGATCGTCGAGGTCGCGCAGTGGACGGTGTCGGACACGCGCCGCTGGATCGACGGGCTGCAGCTCACCGGGCGCGATGCGCAGATCGCACGCGACATCGTTAGCGAGATCGGCAGCCGCCTCGCGTTTCTCGAGGAAGTCGGCCTCGGCTACCTGAGCCTCGATCGTGCGGCGCCGAGCCTGTCGGGCGGCGAAGCGCAGCGCATCCGGCTCGCCGCGCAGCTCGGCAGCAACCTGCAGGGCGTCTGCTACGTGCTCGACGAACCGACGATCGGCCTGCATCCGCGCGACAACCAGATCCTGCTGGACGCGCTGCGCAAGCTTGGCGACAAGGGCAATACGCTCGTCGTCGTCGAGCATGACGAGGACACGATCCGCCGCGCCGATCACATCATCGACGTCGGCCCGGGCGCCGGCAAGCGCGGCGGCACGCTGGTCGCGCAGGGCGCGGTCGCGGATCTGGCCGCGCAGTCCGATTCGGTGACGGGGCGACTGCTCGCGCAGCCGATGACGCATCCGCTGCAGCCGCGCCGTAGTGTGAGCCTGCCGGGCAAGAAGGGCGGTGCCGCGGTGCCGGAGGCCTGGCTGACCGTGCACGGCGCCAGGCTGCACAACCTGCGCGACGTCACGGCCGGCATTCCGCTCGCGCGGCTCGTCGCGGTGACGGGCGTCAGCGGGTCGGGCAAGTCGACGCTCGCGCGCGACGTGCTGATGACGAACCTGCTCGACGCGGTCGGCCGCTCGGTGCTGTCGTCGCCGGCCACGCGGCGCGCGCGCAAGGCCGCGCAGCAGGATGCACCGGCGGCCAACCGCCGCTCGAGCGTGCTCGCGCGCAGCGCGCCACGGCCGTCGCTGAACGTCACGCATGCGTGGCAGGGCTGCGCGTCGCTCAGCGGCTGGGAGCAGATCGATCGCGTGCTCGAAGTCGATCAAACGCCGATCGGCAAGACGCCGCGCTCGTGTCCGGCCACCTACATCGGCGTATGGGACACGATCCGCAAGCTGTTCGCGGATACGCTGGAGGCGCGTGCGCGCGGCTATACGGCGTCGCGTTTCTCGTTCAATACCGGCGACGGGCGGTGCCCCGCGTGCGAAGGGCAAGGCGTACGCACGATCGGAATGAGCTTCCTGCCCGACGTGAAGGTGCCGTGCGACGTGTGCCACGGGCAGCGTTTCAACCCGGAGACGCTTGCCGTCACGTGGCGCGGCCGGAACATCGGCGACGTGCTGACGATGGAGATCGACGAGGCGGTGGGGTTTTTCGCACCGATCTCGAACATCGCGCATCCGCTGCAGCTGATGAAGGATGTCGGCCTTGGCTACCTGACGCTCGGCCAGCCGTCGCCGACGTTGTCCGGCGGCGAGGCGCAGCGCATCAAGCTCGTCACCGAGCTGACCAAGGTGCGCGACGACATCACGCGGCGCGGCCAGAAGGCACCCCACACGCTGTACGTGCTCGACGAACCGACGGTCGGCCTGCACATGGCGGACGTCGCGAAGCTGATCCGCGTGCTGCACCGGCTCGTGGATGCGGGGCATAGCGTCGTCGTGATCGAGCACGACCTCGACGTGATCGCGGAAGCCGACTGGATCATCGATCTCGGGCCGGAGGGCGGCGTGGGCGGCGGCACGATCGTCGCGGCGGCGCCGCCGGAAGCGCTTGTGCAGGTGAGCGCCAGCCACACCGGGCAGGCGCTCAAGCCCGTGCTCGCGCGCACGGGTTCGGATGAGGGAGAAACCGAGCGCCAGGGAGAAGCGCGGGTCGGTTGAACGCGACGCTTCGAATGAGCGGCCCCGGTGTCTGGCGAGACATCGGGGCCGTTTTTACGTCAGGCGGTTTTCGATCAGGCTGGCGGCGCGACGGATGCGCCGGTGATGCCATGCCGTCGCAGCGAATCTGCGACGAAGCCCGACGCCTTCATTTCCTCGACAAATTCATTCAGCACCGCTGCGGCTGCCTCGCCGCGGCTCTTCGGCACGCCCATCGCCTGCCGGATCACCATGAAGCGCTCGTCGAGCAGGCGCAGGCCTGCGGCCTTAGCTGCGTCGGCTTCGAGCTGCTGCTTCACGCCGGCCGCCACTTCCAGCTGCTGATCGACGAATGTCTGTACGACGGCCTGCGACGTCGGCGCGCGCACGATCTGCGCAGCCTTCAGCTCGCGCGTGAGGAACAGGTCGTACGCGCTGCCGTTGCCGACGGTTACACGGTTGTGCGGCTGGTCGACGTCCTCGTTCGCGCGGATCGGCGAAGCGTCGCGCACCAGATAGAAACCCTCGATCAGCACGTACGGCGCCGTGAACGCGACCGTTTCGCCGCGCAGCGGATCGACCGCGAAGAAGCCGAAATCGGCGCGCTCATCGGTCAGCGCCTGCACCGATTTCCCGGCCGCGTCGAACACCACGAGTTCCAGCTCGGCCGACAGGCGTTCGGCGAACGCGCGCGCCAGGTCGATCGACACGCCGAACGGTTCGCCGGTCGCCGGATCGCGGTTCGCGAGGATCGGGTTGCCGAGATTGATCGACGCGCGCAGCTTGCCGGTCGGCGTGAAGGCGGAGAGAACGGAAGGGGCTAGGGGCATGAGGGGGCTCGTTGAGGTCACCTGGGCGGTCAGCGGTTGAGGAGGGGGGATGCGCGACTGTGCGCCGGCTTCGAGCTTATCACCCGCTGGAGATTCAGCGGGCCGCGGCGCATACCTGTTATGACGCGCCGCGGCGGGACGCCCAGTCCGTAGTGATTCGCCGCGCCGCCCCGGGAACGTTGCCGTCACTCCGTTGGTTGAATCCGCCATTTTCGGGCACCAGAATTCGTGATATTGGGGGCAAGTCACTGGCTACGGAGGTTCTCCCTTCGGGTGAACCTCCCTTGCTTCCCGCCGCTGTCTTTATTTAGTATGCGGAATACGAGTCCCGAGACCTTTTGGCGTGCGTCGAGCGCCGCCCCAGCCAACAAGGACAGTCATGCAATCGCGGTCAGCGGCTCCTTTCTACGTCGTGGTGGTCGGCGTTGCTATCGCGTTCGCGTTGATGGGCTTGTGCACGCTCCAACTGCTGCAAAGCCGCCACGACGCGCTTGACCGCGCGCGGGAGACGTCGCGCAACCTTGGCTTGATCGCCGAACGCGACATCGAGCGCAATTTCGAACTCTACGACCTCTCGCTGCAGGCGGTGATTCAGGGTTTGCGGCGTCCGGACGTGATGGAGGCCTCGCCTGCCTTGCGCCGCGGCGTGCTGTTCGACTATGCGATGACCGCCCAGTATCTCGGCTCGATGCTGGTCCTGGATGCCGGCGGCAATATCGTGCTGGATTCCGCCAACGATGTACCGCGCAAGGGCAACTTCTCCGATCGCAAGTACTTCACGATTCACCGCGACAACCCGAGCGTCGGCCTCTATATCAGCGATCCGTATACGTCGCGCTTGCGCGGCGGCAGCCCGAGCATCGCGCTGACGCGTCGGATCTCCAGCCCGGACGGCTCGTTCGCCGGCATCGTGATGATCGCGGTCAACCTGGAGTATTTCCGCACACTGTTCGCGGGCTTGTCGCTGGGATCGCACGGCTCGATGTCGCTGATCGACAAGGACGGCCTGATGGTGATGCGACATCCGTACGATCCGCACATCGTCGGACGCGACATCAGCCATGCCAAGACGTTCCGGCGTTTTCGGTCGGCCCCGGAGGGCACGTTCTCCGAAACGGCGTCGATCGACGGCGTGCGCCGGCTCTACTATTTCAAGAACCTGCCGAACCTGCCGCTGATCCTCATGGTCGCGGAGGCCGAGCAGGACATCTATGCGGCATGGCGGAATCGCGCGGTGACGATCGGCATGCTGGTCGCCGCATTCGGCGTGGGGTTCATCGCGCTGGCGGTCGTGCTCAGCATGCAATTGCGCCGCCGGATGCGCGCGGAATCGGAACTGGTGTTGTTGGCCCGGACCGACGGCCTGACAGGATTGAACAACCGCCGCACCTTCGGCGAGATCCTCGACCAGGAGTGGCGCCGCGCACGCCGGGGACGCTGCGTATTCTCGCTGCTGTTCGTCGACGTCGACCGTTTCAAGTCCTACAACGATACCTATGGGCATCAGGCGGGAGACGATGCGCTGGCCGCCGTCGCGCGGTGCATCGGCGAGAATATCCGCCGCCCCGGCGATGTCGCCGCTCGCTACGGCGGGGAAGAGTTCGTGGTGCTGCTGCCGGATACGCCGGATACCGGGGCCGCGCAAATCGCGGAAAGGATTCGTGCTGCAATTGACGGGCTGGCACTCGAGCATGCCGGCAGCGAATTCGGGCGTGTGACCGCCAGCATCGGGCTGGCGAGCTGGACGTCGGATCAGGATGGCGAGGCCAGCGCCTTGATCAAGGCCGCCGACGAAGCGCTGTACTACGCGAAGGCAACCGGCCGGAACAAGATCGCTACTTTCCAGGCAGGGGGTTGACGGGGATCGGACTATTGGGAGCGGCGCCATGAAACCCGTTGCTGTCGTATTGCACGGTTCTACCAGCGCAGGGAAGAGTCGCTTGGCAAGGGCACGCCAGGATAGGTCGGACATCAAACGAAACGCTCGCATTTCGGTCGGTTGCCCGAGATCGCGACCGACAGCTGCCGACTGCGGATTCAACCCGTCGATGCAACGAATTGATGAAATCGCTCACCCGGCGCGCTCAGTCCACAAGCGCTTTACCGGAGGCGTCCTTGATTTTCGCCTTCCACTGCTTGCGGATTTCGGATACGACCGGATCGGGAAGCGAGATGTAGTCGAGCTCCGTGGCAGCCTGATTGCCATTGCGGAAGGCCCAATCGAAGAACTTCAGCGTTTCCGCGCCCTGTGCCGGCTTGTCCTGCTTCGCGTATAGCAGCACGAACGTCGCGCCGACGACCGGCCATGCGTCCTTGCCCGGCTCGTCAGTCAGGATCTGGTAGAACGACTTCGACCAGTTTGCACCGGCAGCAGCGGCCTTGAACGTTTCCGTCTTCGGCTCGACCACCGTGCCCGTCGAGTTCTTCAGCGCGGTGTAGATCATGTTGTTCTTCTTCGCGTACGCCCACTCGACGTAGCCGATCGCGCCCGGCAGGCGCTGCACGAAGGCCGCGACGCCGTCGTTGCCCTTGCCGCCCGTGCCCGTCGGCCAGTTGACCGTCGTGCCTTCGCCGATCTTCGATTTCCACTCGCCGTTGACCTTCGACAGGTAGTTCGTCCAGATGAAGCTCGTGCCCGAGCCGTCTGCGCGGCGAACCACTGCGATGTCCGTATCCGGCAGCTTGACCTTCGGGTTCAGTGCGGCGATCGCCGGGTCGTTCCACTTCTTGATCTTGCCGAGGTAGATGTCGCCGAGCACCGGGCCCGACAGCGTCAGCTCGCCTGCCTTCACGCCCGGCACGTTGATGACCGGCACCACGCCGCCCACCACCGTCGGGAACTGGAACAGGCCTTCCTTCGCGAGCTCGTCATCCTTCAGCGGAGCGTCCGAACCGGCAAAATCGACCGTCTTCGCGTTGATCTGCTTCATGCCGCCCGACGAACCGATACCTTGGTAGTTGACCTTGCCGCCGCCGGCCTTCTTATAGGCGTCTGCCCATTTTGTGTAAATCGGTGCTGCAAACGTGCTGCCTGCGCCCGTGATATCGGCAGCTTGAGCGGCGATGGCAACAAGGGCGAGGGTGCAGGGAACCAAGGTCCGGATCTTCATCTAACACCTCCTACGGTCGGCATGGTGGTTTACACGCTACCGCCGGCTTGTGTGCACTTTGTGACTTGCGACGATGTCGTTGTAATTGCCTGCCGCTGCAAGCATCGCCACTGCCGTCGGACAGATCGGAGCTGGCGATCAAGCTTGTTGGGTCAGGCAACAGGCAACGATCCAGGCGCCGCCCACATGCCGGTTTAGATCTGGAAGTCTGATTTATCGAGTCGGACGTGCCGGCCGTCGTTCGGCAATGCATGTCGGTTGACAGCGACAGTGATCTTCTCGCGATTGCATTCGAATGCGATGAGCAACTGCTCGGGTGTAGCTGTGCTTGCGCCGAGCCTCTCTCGAATGACGTCCGCCGGGAGCTTGATTGCAACGTACCCCCAACCCGGGCCATAGGCAGAGAACGACAGGCTCAGATCGTCGCAGACGATCGGGTGCGTCAGACAAGTGGCGGAGTCCGTGATGGCGCGCGGTAAGTGATCTCGCATCGAAGGGTGATAGGAGTATCGCATCTCGATGCGAAAACTCAAGGAGCGTGTCCGTGCCCGATGCGCCAAGTTCAATTCCCGTCACTGGCCACAATGGTGGCCAATGCTCGATCGCCGTCGCGTTGGGCAGTGTCTTCAGCGGGAAAGATGTGCTGACTGAATGCGATCAGTTTGAACCCGGATCCCACGGAACGCGGAACTGTGATGCCCCAGTGCCAACCTCCATCTTGTTCGAACACGTGGAGGACGGGGGGCGTCTGGCTCAGTGCGGGTGAAGAAGTCGTGATGGCGTGCTCTCCCGTCATGGAGCGACTGAGAGGCAACTGCTGCGAAGTCGCGAATTCAGTCTACGGGCATTTATGTTGCGGTGCAATATCTGGAATGTTACGAAGATGTCGATACGCCAAACGCCACAATTTTGAAATATTGATGTGCTGCTTGAGCATAACTGGCATATTGGTACGACGATTAAGATTTTCGGAGGCTTCATGGATGGCGGTGCGCTTGTGTGGGCAGGAGTACCGCATAACAGCGATGGGGTGGTCTTTCAGATTCGCGTGGGGCGCGGGCTTCAGCGTTTTCATATTTCGCGGATGGTTCTTGAGAAGGCGCTCGATCTTGAGCGATTGGCGTCCGACGCGCGGCAGCTCGAGTGCTTCTATGAACACTTGGCCCCGATCCTGGGCGTTGCACGGAAGGCGCGCTCGAACGCCAAGGCGGATACTGTTCCGCTGAACATTGCCGATTTCGCCCGAACGGCCAAGACGGGGGCCGGACAGGATGCTTGGGCAG
The DNA window shown above is from Burkholderia pyrrocinia and carries:
- the pstS gene encoding phosphate ABC transporter substrate-binding protein PstS; this encodes MKIRTLVPCTLALVAIAAQAADITGAGSTFAAPIYTKWADAYKKAGGGKVNYQGIGSSGGMKQINAKTVDFAGSDAPLKDDELAKEGLFQFPTVVGGVVPVINVPGVKAGELTLSGPVLGDIYLGKIKKWNDPAIAALNPKVKLPDTDIAVVRRADGSGTSFIWTNYLSKVNGEWKSKIGEGTTVNWPTGTGGKGNDGVAAFVQRLPGAIGYVEWAYAKKNNMIYTALKNSTGTVVEPKTETFKAAAAGANWSKSFYQILTDEPGKDAWPVVGATFVLLYAKQDKPAQGAETLKFFDWAFRNGNQAATELDYISLPDPVVSEIRKQWKAKIKDASGKALVD